The window GGTTTGTTTTATTTGGCTCATCTATGTTTTGTATGTTGCAAAATTAAATTTTTATTCACGAATATAATGCCCATTGCCGTAAATTGTTACCTTTGAAATGAACCCAATTGCTTAACCAGATTAGTATATAACCATGAGCAAATCAGCAAAAAAAGACTTATACGAAGCACCAGACTATTATTTATTGGACGAATTGTTAACCGACGAGCATAAACTGATCCGTGCAACAGCGCGCGAATGGGTAAAAAAAGAAGTAAGCCCCATTATTGAAGATTATGCGCAAAAGGCCGAATTTCCCAAACATTTAATAAAAGGACTGGCCGACATAGGCGCTTTTGGCCCGACTATTCCCGTTGAATATGGTGGTGCGGGTTTAGATTATACCGCTTATGGTATTTTAATGCAGGAAATTGAGCGCGGCGATTCAGGAATCCGCTCTACTGCATCTGTTCAGGGTTCGTTAGTAATGTACCCGATTTATGCCTACGGCACTGAAGAACAGCGCAAAAAATACTTACCTAAACTGGCCAGCGGCGAAATGATGGGATGCTTTGGTTTAACGGAACCTGATCATGGTTCGAACCCGGGCGGCATGGTAACCAATATTAAAGATGCCGGAAGTCATTATGTTTTAAATGGAGCAAAAATGTGGATCAGCAATGCGCCATTTGCAGATATTGCAGTAGTATGGGCTAAGGATGAAGCAGGCAAAATCAGGGGAATGGTGGTTGAGCGCGGCATGGAAGGGTTTTCTACACCTGAAACGCACAACAAATGGAGTTTAAGAGCTTCGGCCACCGGCGAACTGGTGTTTGACAATGTGCAACTCCCGAAAGAAAATGTTTTCCCCGAAATAAGCGGGCTCAAAGGGCCTTTGGGTTGCTTAAACCAGGCACGTTACGGCATTGCATGGGGTGCATTAGGCGCAGCAATGGATTGTTACGATACTGCGCTACGTTATTCGAAAGAGCGGGTACAGTTTGGTAAACCGATTGGCGGTTTCCAGCTGCAACAAAAAAAACTGGCCGAAATGGTTACCGAAATTACCAAAGGACAGCTTTTGGTTTGGCGTTTGGGCACTTTAAAAAGTGAAAACCGCGCAACGGCCGAACAAATTTCGATGGCTAAAAGAAACAGTGTAGAAATTGCACTTGATATTGCCCGCAACGCCCGTCAAATGCTTGGCGGAATGGGAATTACAGGCGAGTATTCGATTATGCGCCACATGATGAACCTAGAATCGGTGGTTACCTACGAAGGTACACACGATATACATTTACTGATTACGGGAATGGATGTAACAGGATTAAACGCTTTTAAATAAAAATGATTAAAAAACTTACGCTCTCAATCTGCCTTCTACAAATGATGGTTGGCTTTGCCATTGCACAGAAAGGAAAAGTAGACATTAACCCGCAACTGCCTAATTGGTTACAGAAAGTAAATGTCATGAATAATAAGCCTGCTTATAAAAATATTCAGGACGGGTATTACCTTTTTCTTGTCGAAAAACAAAACAACCTCGAAAGTAAAGAGCAATATTCACATATCATCAGAGAAATCAGTAACAGTACCGGAGTTCAGAATGGATCCGAAATATCGGTTTCTTATGATCCCAGTTATGAAAAACTAATATTTCATCAACTCACGGTATGGCGCAACAATCAACCAATAAATAAACTTAGCTTACAAAATTTCAAAATCCTTCAGAACGAAAAAGAGCTTTCGAGATTCATATACAGCGGCCTATATACAGCTTACCTGATTTTGGATGACATTAGAAAGGGCGACCGCATAGAATATGCCTTTACCATACAGGGCGGCAATCCGGTGTTTCCAAAATATTCTAATACCATTTATTTTGAAGGAAACAGCCAGATTGTTAACGTATACAACAATCTCATTTTTAAGCCGGGCAGAACAATAAGAACAAAAAATTTCAACGCTGTTCCTCCCCTTAAAAAATCAATTGTTAATGGCTTAAATGTTTTCGAATGGCAAAACTCCATGACAAAAACCTATCCTGCTAATGATTTTGAGCCTTCTGATTATGATCCTTTCGCAAGAGTACAGGTGTCTGAGTACAACAGCTGGCAGGAAATTGTTGATTGGGGATTAAGTTTACAACAAAATTATTCGAAAAATTCTGCCATTATAAACGAAAAA is drawn from Pedobacter sp. HDW13 and contains these coding sequences:
- a CDS encoding acyl-CoA dehydrogenase family protein, whose translation is MSKSAKKDLYEAPDYYLLDELLTDEHKLIRATAREWVKKEVSPIIEDYAQKAEFPKHLIKGLADIGAFGPTIPVEYGGAGLDYTAYGILMQEIERGDSGIRSTASVQGSLVMYPIYAYGTEEQRKKYLPKLASGEMMGCFGLTEPDHGSNPGGMVTNIKDAGSHYVLNGAKMWISNAPFADIAVVWAKDEAGKIRGMVVERGMEGFSTPETHNKWSLRASATGELVFDNVQLPKENVFPEISGLKGPLGCLNQARYGIAWGALGAAMDCYDTALRYSKERVQFGKPIGGFQLQQKKLAEMVTEITKGQLLVWRLGTLKSENRATAEQISMAKRNSVEIALDIARNARQMLGGMGITGEYSIMRHMMNLESVVTYEGTHDIHLLITGMDVTGLNAFK